AAGAGAGCCAAGGTGTACAAATATTGTGTATACACACATTAAATTTTTTTCATGGAAGATATTAAGCAACGCCCAACTGAAAAAGCAATTGTCTCCTTACACCCAGTAACTGGTTCTGCTAACTTTAGCTGACATGACTGCTACCAAGCACTTCTGGTACAGTTCTTTAAAACAGAGGCATTTTTGGTTCCATCAGTGATGTAACGTCTTCCAGATCCTCATACAggaaagcattaaaaaaaaaacatcactacCACCATGTTTTACTGGGTCAACACTGATatgcagtgtttggtttttgccTTATATTACAGCATCTGTTGTCCAAAATACTTGACTTTTCACTTTAAAACTGGGTCCTATTATGTCTGGCATCAAAAACACTACAGTATTGACCCCTTATCAAAGGTCATGCATGGTGTAAATTCTGCTCTGTATCAAAGAATAAAATGGGCGTGGGATGAGTTTGAAACACACCTCTGTCATTatcaaaaacacacaagcaagtcTATCTGCTGAAAACAATACATCTAAAGCTTTAGAATGGCAGAGTAAATAGCCAGGCATAACTAGTTAAGATCTCATGACAGGACCTGAAATGAGAAGTTTGTTTTTAACAATCTATCTAAAATGTCAATTAAGTTCTGTATGGAAGTGCCTGCCTAAATTCTTAGTGGTGTGAGATACTGACCAACAActacagtgtgttttgggtccaGTCATTGAGCAAGTTATTGAGAGTAAGGGGGCTATCACTTATTCACAGGGTTAGGGGGTATTGGGTGTTGAATACGTTTGTTCAATTAGATTCCCTTTATTTAGTATTACGTTTTGAAATGTGGAAACATTCAGTAACAGATATGCAAAAAGAGAGATGTTTACGTTACTGGACATCTGAACATGGCCAAATCAGGAAAACCTGAGTGTTgatgttttgtattaaaaaaaaatcttcaagaATTGGGTCCTTTCAAaggtttaaaaaacaattatattggAATTTCATTTGGTTAGTTAATGGGATTATTAATGTGAGGTCTGTCACCAAGATGAAATAAAAAGGCATCAGAATAAACAAAAGGTGAAATTCATCGTATTTAACATGACAAATCAGGAAGCCTGGGTTTTGGTGTTTTCTAGTGTATCGTCTTCTTGCATAGTTTTAATCAGGGGTGGAAATTACCTGGGACCTCACAATTCAGTATTATCCCAATACTTCATGAAATATTGTGATTATTTCTTTTGCAATACAGTTTGTATTGTGATAGATTACTCACAATACTTTTTGGTCACTGATAACCATAAAATATCCACTACACTTCATGAAGACGTTTAATCTACGGCtgtctttgaaaacatttgtaaaaatggACTCCATGAACAGTGTTCATTGAACACAGCTGAGGGCAGCTCTTGGGCCCCTTGGAAACTTTACTTAGATGAGGTTGCAGTAAAGGTTTTCTTGAATAAAAGTTATTGAATTAAAGCCGCTGGtaagaaaaaatatagaaataatattaaaacaaatgtataaaaaaaaagatgcatcattaaacaccaaacaaatgtgtgtgtaatatttccTAAAGAATGAAATTATTGCTAGGTATTATGGTATATTACTTAATTTCTCAAAAATAACCacttaataacaaaaataagaaattTGAAGCTGCTTCTGAAAGGAGGTAACTGTGGTAACAGATGCTACCTTGAATCATTTCTATAATGCAAAATAATAGAATAAGTACATGAAACAGGGAACCATGaatacaacacaatcacaaaTCCAGTAACAAGATGAGGGAACATAAagcattaatacattttcaaatcaaaTGCCTGTAGTGACtggttttaaaagcttatttgtTGAGTCATTCTTAATGTACTGAATTTGAAATTTAGCTAGCATGATTGTTTTAAATTAagcctctttctgtctcttaaCAGATCCAAACAGCAGAGTTTTCCAAAACAATGAGAAGTCACTAAGCATGATCAATCAGAAATGTACATATCTTGCCATAATATTTTCATGTAAAGACAACACCAAAATAATGTAGGACAGTGTCAGAATTGTATCATAGAAGGAGCAATTTATTTCACCTACAAGTATTTATTAGCTGGctaataaatcattttaaattccACTAATTTCATTTGGGATTTAAAAGGGTAGGAGGTAACATCCACTCTTTTCCAGCGGACGTTACAGACCAGGCCGTTCTAATATGCCTTTTCATGATTGATTCAATAGTAAGCACAGAGCACATTATTTCTTGGAGTGTGAGTAAAATATCTGATTCTGAGAAACTACAGATGTCTTTGACATCCACAGGGATGCTCCACACTCCACCCAACAAAGAACCCAGGCTATAGTAGCCTAGGTTCTCTGCTTCCTATACTGACAGATGCCAGTAGTAACTTCCTCAACTTGGTTTGATCACAGGTCTTCATGACTGACACACGGTGGTTCTTCTTCAGGATGTTATTCACATCTAGAGCCATCATCCCCCTACACAGTGTTCCCTGGAGTTCCACGCGGACAGGACACTCAATACGTTCCGTGACCACGCTGCAATCTATACACGCTGCCATCGCATACGAATCATAGGACACAAAGCCGGAACCAAAGTACCCAACTGCATCCTTGGAGTAAGCCCAGCTCTTTGATGTTATCGTCTTCATGAAGATGGCAGCAGGTGTGCCCAGGTTCATCAATTTATCGAAGAAATCCTGGGTAATAAAATTTCACATGCAAGATAAATGTTGGTAAATAGTCAACTTAACAGATATTCATCATTGTGACTACTGGGAGAGTAGGCATTTACTTTCCTCTTCTGGCTCTGTAGTTTGCTCTCGAGTGCATAAATGAATCGTAAAGAACAAGATTTTCTGCATGTCGTGTGTTTGGCCACGGGGCCTTACAAATGTGACTTGTAAGGGACTTCTCCGTAACCAGAACTCCAGAGCGTATATTTGCATAGTTCTGcacttgactggtactgtagatATTGGGCACCACTCTCTTAAATAGAATGTCAGAGAAACTAACCTGGAAAAATTTATTATAAATGCAGCCAAAGTATGAATCTGTTCAGAGCACTGGTTAATTCTCTTACCCATGTCAACTTATTCCTGCGGCAATATTCATATGATGCAATTTGTGTTGGACAGAGATATTCCTCCAAGACCACATAGGCAGACTCAGGATCCAGCACGAAATTAAACTCCCCACATACGGTCACATTCCCTTTACCTGTGATTGCAGTAAAGAGAAAAATAATGCTCACGGAGCAGTGCTTGTAGACAAGGGATGATTCCCAAATGAACCCCTAGTCCCTACACAGTGCAGTACTTTCCACCGGGGCCCTAGGGACCAACGTCGAATGGAGGATACTATAGAGGGAATAGGGGGGCATTTGGGACGCACTTTGCTCCCAATAAGTGACTGCCATATTACCCTCCATGTTGCCGCCCATGATGAAGAGTTCCTTGAGGTTCAGGGCGAAGGACGGTTCCAGTCGGATGGCTAGAGCTAGGTTGGTGAGAGGCCCAAGGGCCACCAGAGACACCTGTCAAGGAATCAGGAAAGGTTAGGGCTCTTTCTGCTAGCAGTTGTGGCAAAAGTTTTTATTGGTAGTTCAAATAAACCCGAATTATAGACCCATTTGGAGTGGACATCACTGAAGTTTAGTGGTGGCAGAAAACAGCGGGAACAAGTGTAGGGAAACGGGCAAGATCTTTGGACtaaaggggaaaaaagtattgttgTGCCGTTGGACGTCAGAATagaaatgcaaaaaaagatgGGCTTCATTTTTATAGAAAGCCGTTGCTGAAGCCACCCTTTGAAGCTAAATGCAGACGTTTATTGttgcaagccattaaacagacagactggactgaTGAAGTAATCTGGAATCTCTGCAGTGCTCATTACATATCAGGCAAGGTTTTGTCCACTAGTCATCACACAgacaaaatcaatgatgtagttataataataacGATAAATTGGTAACAGCCGCAACCACAAAGCTGGCATTCTCAGTAAGCTatttcacaatggtaaacaccatGGACCAAtgttagcaacattagctagcgtgtaagcagaattagcatgcaaacaaaccaaattgctCTTACTTACAGATAAGCTTACATCACTCAGTATTTATGCAAgcattgaatgaatgaataggATATACGGTAATATTATATTTGTGATATGACCTTTTTCTATACAAAATAATTGGAGAAGTCACTCGGATGATCCATGTTCCTATATGTTGTCACTTTCTGACACCTGTTCGGCTCCACCCACAAAATACATCACCCTTTACTAACACAAAAAGTGTCTATAGATTACAGTTTCTCTTGCCCAAAACTATTTTCAGTGTGAGGAGCCATCTAATATCAGGTCATAAAAGTGGCATTTGCCTTTAAGAAGATTATCttctgtatgtttgtgagtgAATAATATTTTTGGAAAGTCACCCCAGTTCCCCCGCTTTAAACCTGTTTTGGGTTGTCAGCCACCAGTCGGACCATGGCACTGACAGCGTTCTCCCTCTGTATCTTCTCCTTCCACAGTGGGTCTCTGTCCTCCAGCACATCCCCCAGCCCATCGGTACCAAAGGGGTCAAACGAAACCTCGGGGGGTCTCACCAGAGGGACGGCAGCCCCCCGGAACACTGGGACCTAAGgggaaatgtattgtgacatgctaattaaaagtgaaatacgtttgtttttttataacattaatacacaaatacacttctcagcctccctgggaaagtctactcaaaggtactggagaggagggtTTCggcagattgaagaggaacaatgcggattgtgtggatctggagaaggcatatgactgggtcccccgggagatactgtgggagatgctgcgggagtatggggtgagtaggtcccttctgagggctatccaatccctgtacgtccaaagtgagagctgtgttcgggttctcggtagtaagtcggactcctTCCAGGTgagggttggcctccgccagggttgcgctttgtcaccaatcctgtttgtaacttttatggacaggatatcgaggcgtagtcggggtggggaggggttgcagttcggtgggctggggatctcattgctgctttttgcggatgatgtggtcctgatggtatcatcggtctgtgaccttcagcactcactggaccagttcgcagccgagtgcgaagcggttgggatgaggattagcacctctaaatctgaggccatggttctaagcaggaaaccgatggagtgcctcctccaggtagggaatgaggcgttaccccaagtacaggagttcaagtatctcggggtcttgtttgcgagtgaggggacaatggagcgggagattggctggagaatcggagcagctggggcggtattgcattcgctttaccgcaccgttgtgacaaaaagagagctgagccagaaggcaaagctcacgatataccagtcaatttttgttcctaccctcaactatggtcatgaaggctgggtcatgacagAAAGAactagattgcgagtacaagcggctgaaatgggttttctcagaagggtggctggcttctccctcgCTGCtgctttgcatcgaaaggagccagttgaggtggttcgggcatctggtaaggatgcccccaggacgtctccctagggaggtgttccaggcacgacCAGCTGgaaggagacctcggggtaggcccaggactaggtggagagattatattttgacactggccagggaacacctcgggatcccccagtcagagctgg
The nucleotide sequence above comes from Esox lucius isolate fEsoLuc1 chromosome 8, fEsoLuc1.pri, whole genome shotgun sequence. Encoded proteins:
- the si:ch211-201h21.5 gene encoding inosine-uridine preferring nucleoside hydrolase; protein product: MTPKLVIIDTDSGIDDAQAIMMALAAPGLQILGITCCFGNTGVENVCQNVLQVLSVCQRTEVPVFRGAAVPLVRPPEVSFDPFGTDGLGDVLEDRDPLWKEKIQRENAVSAMVRLVADNPKQVSLVALGPLTNLALAIRLEPSFALNLKELFIMGGNMEGKGNVTVCGEFNFVLDPESAYVVLEEYLCPTQIASYEYCRRNKLTWDFFDKLMNLGTPAAIFMKTITSKSWAYSKDAVGYFGSGFVSYDSYAMAACIDCSVVTERIECPVRVELQGTLCRGMMALDVNNILKKNHRVSVMKTCDQTKLRKLLLASVSIGSREPRLL